A segment of the Symmachiella macrocystis genome:
TGGACCGCCCCACCAAAACGCTATCAGGCGGCGAATACCAACGCGCCCGCTTGGCCGCTTGCCTGGGATCAGGGTTAACGGGAGTCTGTTATATCCTTGATGAACCGACCATCGGCCTGCATCCCCGTGATGTGGGCCGGTTGTTGGAGTCGTTGGCGGAACTGCAAGCGCAAGGAAATAGTGTCCTAGTAGTCGAACACGATCCGGAGGTGATGGCCCGCGCCGACTACATGGTCGATGTTGGTCCCGGCGCCGGACAGCATGGGGGTCGAATCATCGCCGTAGGGACGCCGCAACAGGTCGCCGAAGCTGACACGCCCACCGGAGAATACCTCAGCGGGCGCCGCGATACGGAGCCAACGCCGCAACGGCGCGCCGCTCATCCAGAAACTGGAATTGTGCTACGCGAAGTCGCCACACATAACTTGAAGCAAGTGACATTGGAACTTCCACTACAGGTCCTAACCTGTATCACCGGTGTCAGCGGCGCGGGTAAAAGTTCGTTGGTAATCGATGCGCTCATTCCGGCGGTACGGCGAAAATTGGGGCAGGAGCGCACTCGCAAGCAAACAACAACCAGCGTCGACGGAGTCATTACGGGAGTCGAGCAGATCGTGCGGTTGGTTCAAGTCGATCAATCCCCCATCGGCAAAACGGGCCGCAGCAATCCAGCCACGTACTCCGGCGTTTGGAATGAAGTTCGCAAAGTCTTTGCTAAAACCCGCGAAGCCCGCATCCGGGGTTACAAGGCGGGCCGCTTCAGCTTCAACAGCAAGTCGGGGTGCTGTGAGACGTGCCGTGGACAAGGCGTAACGCGCATCGCCATGAATTTTTTGCCGGACATGTATGTGACCTGCAGTGACTGCAACGGCGCGCGTTTTAATCCGCAAACGCTGGAGATTCATTTTCGCGACCGCAGTGTGGCCGACGTGTTAGCGATGAGCATTGCCGAGGCGGCTGTGTTTTTTGAAAACGTCCCCAAGCTGCAAAAACAATTAACAACATTTGTCGACGTCGGATTGGGCTACCTGGGACTGGGCCAATCGGCGCTCACACTTTCCGGGGGCGAAGCACAACGGGTTAAATTGGCCAGCGAACTCTCGCCGACATCCCATGGTGAATCCACGCTGTTCGTATTGGACGAACCGACCACAGGTCTCCACCCGGCCGATGTCGAGCAACTGCTGAGCGTCTTGCACCGCTTAGTCGATTCAGGACACACCGTTGTCGTCGTCGAACATGACCTCGACATGATCCGCGCGGCCGACTGGGTGATCGACATGGGCCCCGACGGCGGCGAACAGGGAGGCGCGATCGTGGCAACCGGAACGCCGGAGGAAATCCTCAAACACCCCGACAGCCACACCGCCGCCGCCTTGCGCAATTCCACTGCCCCAGCCGTGAACTAAAATGGGAATCGCTGGAGCAGTTGTCCGCAGGCGAAAGTTGAGGACAGCATTTCCCAACAGCACTCCGCGCGCACCGGTAGCCTGACAGAATTGGTGTCCTGATCGGAGAGCCTCGCTGACTGCGCTCAACGCCTAAGAATCCGCCGAGTATTTTCCTGAATTCTAATGAGTTCAGGGCAGGTGGAAGAACTACTCTTCTCCTTCCACTTCCTGCTTTTCGGCGCGGCTGTCATCGCTGTCCGCGTTGTCTTCGCTCTCATCGTCATCGTCGTCGAGCGATTCATCGATCGGCGAACCGACCGGAGCATCCACCGGTGCTTCCCAAGACATGGTGTGCGTTTCGATTTCGCTAACCACCACGTGTTCCTGGCTGCCTTCGGCGTCTTCGACGGCATAACCGCACTCTTGCAGTTTGACGACTTGCTCGGAATCTTTTTCCAGCAGACCGTCATCGCGGATGGGAATTGCCCGCCACCACTGCAAATGCGGCCAATCGCGGCGAATTGTTTTCAAGCAGGTTTCCATGGCCCGTCCGTTAGCCCCGGCGCTAAAGCCGGCCCGTTCTGCAACGAGTCTGAAATTTGCCACCTTGTCCGCTCGCTTCAACTCCCATAGGATTTCCGCGACCAATTGTGCACGAGACGAAGCCATATTCACCTTTCTTCCACGTCAAAACTCGAACCGGGTATGCCACGGATAAATTCCGTCAACAGCCGCGTTTCGAGGGAGCAAACCTCGGCAACAACTCCCAAGACCGCTCACAAAAAATGATGCTACGGGAATTCCATAATCCCGCTGAATCAGACCTCTAAAATACACGATATGCGAGATTTCCTCAAGATCACGGCCTTTCCAGCCAATCACTGTCTGAGAATGAGCAAAGTATCGATAACGTCGTTGTAGGCCAACCAGACGGGGTATACCAGCAACACTGGTCAAGAATTTCCCTCCCCAAGGAAACGCTGAGAGCGATGCCATACGCTGCCAATTTTCCCGATCGACATCTCTTGCAATTCACACGAATGCCTGCGATAACAGCAACCGACGTCTGTGTTTCCACTTTTGGCGTATTTCCCGCTGCAGACACCGACGCCAACCACCACGGGACGTGGCGCAGCCTGGTAGCGCGCTTGACTGGGGGTCAAGAGGTCGCAG
Coding sequences within it:
- a CDS encoding excinuclease ABC subunit UvrA, whose protein sequence is MPANPPLNNAIQVRGARVHNLQNVDVDIPHEKLVVFTGVSGSGKSSLVFDTLFAEGRRRYLESLSTYSRQFLNQLERPDVDLLEGLPPTLSVEQSAGSVQPRSTVGTTTEIYDYLRLLYARAGRAHCYQCGKPVEQQSPQAIVDAILSFDDRTKVMLLAPLVKGRKGAHKKVFEQIFREGFVRARVDGELVDVADPPDLQKTRTHNIDVVVDRIVIKEGIAPRLSESVDLALRHGEETCIVLRQVDGEWQEHRFSTRFACASCGISFDELEPRTFSFNSPYGACPKCEGMGHLIPESASKNDEEAPKICDVCNGSRLAPIARSVTVDGVAIHELTAQPISQVHDFILRLLESLHNSSTSIFNTEAAQLAAGGVLDDVESRLRFLMQVGLEYLALDRPTKTLSGGEYQRARLAACLGSGLTGVCYILDEPTIGLHPRDVGRLLESLAELQAQGNSVLVVEHDPEVMARADYMVDVGPGAGQHGGRIIAVGTPQQVAEADTPTGEYLSGRRDTEPTPQRRAAHPETGIVLREVATHNLKQVTLELPLQVLTCITGVSGAGKSSLVIDALIPAVRRKLGQERTRKQTTTSVDGVITGVEQIVRLVQVDQSPIGKTGRSNPATYSGVWNEVRKVFAKTREARIRGYKAGRFSFNSKSGCCETCRGQGVTRIAMNFLPDMYVTCSDCNGARFNPQTLEIHFRDRSVADVLAMSIAEAAVFFENVPKLQKQLTTFVDVGLGYLGLGQSALTLSGGEAQRVKLASELSPTSHGESTLFVLDEPTTGLHPADVEQLLSVLHRLVDSGHTVVVVEHDLDMIRAADWVIDMGPDGGEQGGAIVATGTPEEILKHPDSHTAAALRNSTAPAVN